The Ochotona princeps isolate mOchPri1 chromosome 22, mOchPri1.hap1, whole genome shotgun sequence nucleotide sequence CCGCCCATCGTTCAGGACTCTCCTTCATTCCTCATGGCGAAGTCTCTCGTTCGATCTAGTTTGCTAattctgttcctttttcttcAGCTGAGCCCTGCTCATGGATGTTTCATTTCAGTTACTAGAATTTTCAGTTTCAAgctttctgttgttttattttatttatttatttatttatttatttatttacctatttacttatttatttatttaatgtatatgtatttattattttttattatatattttgtagCTTTTATTTGATGAGCCATCATTctcatgatttttttccatttcttaaagtttgttttgtttctgtcttgGCATGTGTGTGAAGCCACCGGTTTAAAGTCTTTGTCCAGGATGCCTGGTGCCTTTGTCCAGCACGTCCACCTTGTCCTCAGAGAGCAGCAGTTTCTGttgactcttctctctctctgtacaggCCTCCATGTTGGCTTCTTTCTTTGTGGGCCATGTGATTACTTGCAGAAAATCAGACCTGAGCTTTAGAACATGGCAGCTCCATTAATCGTTCGCCCGCTCCGTGTGGGCCCCTTTGTGAACCAGGCAAAGTGTGTGTTCTttgctttggccactgcagtctCTTGGTCACTGATGCATAGGACGAGATTTTAAGTACCTGGAACCAGAAGGACAGAACATGGAAGCTGACCATCGACCTGCCAGGGACTCTGCGTGTTGACGCTGGGCTTCCGCGTCCGACCCGGAAGGTCGCAGCTCCACGCCCTTATTCCTGCAAGTGCCCTGTGCAGTCTGCGGCTTCCCCTCCTATCCCCTGCCTTCAAGTGCTCTCAGCAAGCATCTGCTCATCCCCCTCACCCCAGGTAGCCTGCTCCGCACTGAGGGAGTCCCAAGGCACAGGAAATGAAGGCCAGCCTTTAGAAGTGctgtccccagggctcagggcagaTCTCAGCAAGCCTTCCTTATGGGCGTGTGATACTAACCACAGTCTTTAAACCGCAGTTCACTCGGGTCTGGCTGTGCCTTCAGGGTGGTATTTTCAAGGACATGGTTGAGCTCGGAAGAAGGAATGAGCCCAGGAGAAGCCCAGACTCCAGAGGGCTCCCGCTCAGTACCACGAGCCTGCCAGGTGTTGTGGAGGCAGATGGTCCTCTGGTTGTTTCCAGCGTGTGGCAGTGGGTGCGGTCCCCGGGGCTTTGTGGACCAGCTGGATGGTGACACTCCCTGCCCTGCCGCGTTCACTCCCCGCGCTGTGTCCTGCTCTTACGTCTGCATCTGCAGCTCCGCCCGTGCCAGGTCCTTGCTTCCTGCTGGTTCTGCTCCGGCATCTCACTTAGTCACTGGAAACTGTCTTATTTGGAATTTTCTCTGGGAATTCTTGGAAACCCAGGCTGACCGTTGGTCCTTTGCCCAATGGTTTGTTTCCACCACAAGAAGTCGTGGTCAGACTGAGTGATGATCAGAAAACCACcttcaaccagctccctgctgggcctTGTTAGGACCTCCTGGGAAGTGGGTGTCTTTTGCAGCCATGTTAGAGGAAGATTTTCTCACCTGTCTGCCAGGCCAGTGCTGTCCAAGGTGAACTTGCTGAGACGATGGGCTGTACTGTGTCTGTGGTGCTTAGTTAGGTGGCCGCTAAACTCCAAGGCCCTTGGGCACTTCATCTGTGATCCGCAGTGGAGGACGTGGGTTTTACATTTCGTGTTAaccatttttttccccagtttgAGTGGTCGTGTGTGACTGGGGCTGCGGTTTGCCCAGCACCCTTTTTCTGGTCCCTGCTGGGTGGGGGCTGCAGAGTGAAGGGGTCATCTTTGGTGCCGGTCCCTCTTGGACTAGCGTGCTGTGTCCCCTTCAGTGCATGGGCACCTGCGACCTGGAGGCGTTTCCTCCTGTGGTTCAAGCGCCTGGCTCGTCACCTGCCGGGCATGGCAGTCCGCCCGTCTCCTGCTGCCTAGGCTGTCCCGATCAGCCCGTCAGTGTCAGTAGCGTGTCTTGTTTGCACGTGAGTCGGCATCGAGCTGGGGCCAAGCTGCCACGAGCTCTTGAGCACACAGGCGTGTGCAAGCTTACGGGCTCTGGCCCTTCTTGCAGAAGCGAGCCGGACCTTCTGCTGCAATGTGTGCGACTTCTCCTCTTCCCGGGCCTCGAGCTTAAAGCGTCACATGAAGACGCATTCCAGCGAGAAGCCACACCTGTGTCACCTGTGCCTGAAGGCCTTCCGCACGGCCAGCCTCCTGCGCAACCACATTAACACACACACGGGTGAGCTGCATGCCCCCCGGCCCGCTCGAGCGTCCCCTACAGCACAGGTGCCCCGGGCCACAGCCGCTCTCTGGTTCCCCACGCCCTCCATCAGCTGCATGTGTGGAATGTGCCATTTGTCGGCATAATCTTGCTTAGGTCAAAATGGCCATGTTGTGAGGAGCCACTGCTGGGGCCGTGCCAGTGCACACCTGCGGCGTTGGCCTTGCCGGCAGCACCTGGGGTGGCCGGCTCGGCGCCGTCCGTGGCTTTGGCCACATGTGGGCGGAGGCCCGCAGTGGGCGGGGTCGCTGTCTTATTCTGGTCTCTTCTTGCGCCTTGGCCAGGAGCGCTGAATTTTACAGCTTCTCCTGCGCTTGCGGGGTTCCCGTGAGGAGCACCATCTGCTCTGTTCACTTATTCTGACCACAGTGCAGCCGAGGAGGCGGCAGAGCCACAGGTGTTACTGTAGTGTGCTCTCTGAGTTTTGGTCGGGCTTTGCTCTTCCAGGAAACAGGCCCTACAAGTGTGGGGACTGTGACATGGCCTTTGTCACCAGTGGTGAGCTGGTGCGCCACCGGCGGTACAGACACACCCACGAGAAACCCTTCAAGTGCTCCCTGTGCAAGTATGCCAGCGTGGAGGTAAGCGCATCCCCCTGCCCGccccgaagcagcagctgaggAAATGGGACAGCGTGGAGACTATGTGTGGCCCACGCGAGTCCGTCCCGGACTCACGGGAGAAATACCCTGCGCTCGTTTTCCAAGTGCAACTGGCAGAATCCTGTTGCTTTGACTGCTTGTTCGGAGAAGGCAGAGCTAAAGGTGTGCACGTGATGAATCAAATGAGTTCTGGTTGAGCCTTGCTGGGCCCCACAGTTGCCCGCATGCCCTGGGCGTGGGTGGACAGGACCGCCCATTGCCATTCGGACAGAAGCCCTCCTGTCACACCTCCGTGACAAGCCACAGTCGTTTCTCCTGGACTGTTTGGTTGGTACCTGCCGGTGTGTCTCCCTAAATCGGAGCTGGCAAGCATCCAGCCCTGGGCTGCGGAGACCCATGAAGGTTTGAAAGTCCCGTGGCCCGAGCCTGCCATGGCCCTGCAGGAGGGCCCAAGCCCACCATGGCCCCGCGGCCCGAGCCTGCCACGGCCCTGCAGGAGGGCCCAAGCCCGCCACGGCCCCGCGGCCCGAGCCTGCCACGGCCCTGTGGCCCGAGCCTGCCACGGCCCTGCAGGAGGGCCCAAGCCCGCCACGGCCCTGTGGCCCGAGCCTGCCACGGCCCTGTGGCCCGAGCCTGCCACGGCCCTGCAGGAGGGCCCAAGCCCACCACGGCCCCGCGGCCCGAGCCTGCCACGGCCCTGCAGGAAGGGCTTTCTGCACGAAGGAAAGCAGAGGCGGCGGTGACTTCCCAGTGCCCCTTCTCCACCAGCCACCCCAGCGTGTGCCAAGGAGCACCGTGGGTCCTGGGTCAGAGCCGGGCCGGGGCGGTAACTAAGCAAAAGTGCTGTGGTTTACAAACGTTCCCTGTGTGCCGTGGCAGAAATTAGGAAATGTCACAGACAGGCAGAATTTgatgccaagaatgttttcagctagtactatttttaaaacatgtgttcTCATGTGACCTAAAGGTTGTGATGGGAGTTGAAACAGGGAATGGGGGATTATGAGAACAGACCCGGAGGGCCGTCCTATAGCATGCCACCTTTTTCTTCTGAGAACTCTAAGCCAAATGAGTCCTTTGGAGCTTGTCTGCCCCGGTCCTTCCTCTCATGTTGACTGTTCTTACCGCTTCTTCACATgttggggaagcagagaggggtgGCCTTCCTCAGCCTCGCATTGCTGCCAGAACCCTCTCACTCCATGGCCCCATTTTTTGCTAAAAGCACGGCCTCGTGGTTCTGGCAGGCAGCGAGACAGGCACAGAGAGAAGCACTAGGGGCAGAGGGGGCGTATTGCTTCCCCACTTGCAGTGTGTCTCACCCAGCAGGCCCTGCGACCAGGCTTCCTGGCAGGGAGGCAGGCCACCCCCAGGTGCACCTCAGCTGGAGGCGGTCGGGGGAGGCCCCCTGGCATGTTCTGCAGCACCCAGCACGTGCCTCCAGATTTTTACTTTACGCACAAGAACAGAACTGTTCGCAGATGTGATGCTGCTGCAGCACGGTCTGAGCTTGCAGCTGCGTTGCCCTAAAAGGGGAATAGATGCAAATGCAGCGTGGCCGGCCGTGCCTCCGGCTTCAAGAAGGGTAGAGGCTTGTAGCCACCGCGTGTTACAGCCACGAGCCTCGTGCCCCAGGGGCCCTGGTACGCCCCTCGGATGTGCCGTGCTCTGGCGTGACAGGCGGGCTCCTCACACTGAGTGGCAGGGCTCCAGTGCacgccccagcccccagctcttggCACTCATCTGTCTGCCAGGCGAGCAAGCTGAAGCGTCACGTCCGCTCGCACACGGGCGAGCGCCCCTTCCAGTGCGGCCTGTGCAGCTATGCCAGCAAGGACGCCTGCAAGCTGAAGCGGCACATGCGGACCCACTCAGGTGAGCGCGCCCCGCCTCAGGGctggcagggggcggggggctcagcctggaccagcccctccTCAGGGCTAGGCAGTTGACACTGCCCGCGTCCCATGTCGGAGGCAGGTTTCGAGTTCCtgacgccagcttcctgctaatgggcaccctgggaggcagtgtttGGGAGACcggacggagttccaggctttggctcCAGCACCGGGGCAGGTGAACAGAAGGAGGTCTCTCACACTTTCTtgctctttcattttaaaaaataatcttggaCTAGAAATACATGACTGTGGTGTCTGGACTGAAGTTGAAGCGACATGGGCGTCTCTTCAGAGTGGGGCCAGTCCACCTCTGTGTGTGACGTTCGGGGGCCGTGTGAGCACTGCGCTGCAGGCCCTGGGATGAGCAGAGAGCACCCCAAAGCTTGCACCCCATGGCTGTAGGCACCTGCATTCTCCCTCAGCGCTCAGGCTGCAGGGTGCCGAGACTGTGTGCGGCCACACCAGGAATACGCTCAGGCATGTCTGTAGTCGTAAGCCTGGAGGTGACCCTCGGCCATCCTGAGCCCCTAGGGGTCAGGGAAGCCATGTAGACCCAGCCACTCCACGTGGGCTGCCTGGGCGTGACGACCTGAACCCCTGGACAGAGTGTCCCCAGGGTGCTTGGGTGAGGCCCGGCCTGAGAGCTGAGGCCACCCTCCTCTGGTCGCATGTCCCAGGAGAGAAGCCGTACGAGTGCCACGTGTGCCACGCCCGATTCACCCAGAGTGGCACCATGAAGATCCACATTGTGCAGAAGCACAGCGAGAACGTCCCCAAGTACCAGTGCCCTCACTGCGCCACCCTCATCGCCAGGAAGAGCGACCTGCGTGAGTGTCCTTTACCGCTTTCTGCAGGGCGGGCCGTTGGACCAGCCACAGGACTGGGGTGTGGACCGTGCAGTGCTGGCCATGGGGCCGTGGAACAGGGAGCCTGCATCACCAGCCACAGGACTGGGGTGTGGGCCGTGCAGTGCTGGCCGTGGGGCCGTGGAACAGGGAGCCTGCATCACCAGCCACAGGACTGGGGTGTGGACCGTGCAGTGCTGGCCGTGGGGCCTTGGGGCCGTGGAACAGGGAGCCTGCAGCGCCTGGGAGGGGTTTCTTCCAGCGATCGTATGGCACCATCTAGCGGCCACAGTGCAGAACTGCAGCTTCACGAGCCTTTTCTTGTACGCATGCGTAGCAAGAACCCGCCTGCCTGCAACGCACGCGCAGTAGCTGTCGCGGGCATTTGAATTTACCCTGGGCTGTGGCTTTTCGTCCAGGGAAAGACTGGGGCCTCGCAGCCCAGACCTGCGCGGGGGGCCCGTGGGCTGGGTATCAGGTTCAGAGCCAAGATGGTGACCAGTGTCCTGCGGTGAGCTTGCCCTCAGGGGCGCCCCCAGCCCGCATCTGGGGTCCACATGGTGGCTCTGGGTGGCATGAGTGACGTCATGGAACTCCCTCCCGGGAGAGTGAATGATGTCATGAGATTCATCCTCTCCGTGGTGGGAGAGTGACGTCATGAGACGTCATGGGGCACAATTGGCTCATTGTCCATTTACTGGGAAAATGTTCCTGAAACATCACCGAATGCTTCCCGGAGTCAAGCTCTGTCATACAGAACGTTCCGTGTGTGCTGCCGGAAAAGCATGGACAACACAAGACCCTGAGACCACAGGCTGGTGCCAGCAAGGCCCACGGGACCCTCCTGATCTCTGGCAGAGGGACAGTGGCCACTGCTTCAAGTGACTGGGCAGCACACTCGGCTGTGTGCACGTGGGTACTGTGCACACTCAGGTGCCACGTGCACACACTGAGGTGCTGTGTGCACACACTCAGGtgccacatgcacacactcaggTGCCACATGCACACACTGAGGTGCCGCGTGCGCACACTAAGGTGCTGTGTGCACATTGGCGCTGTGCACGCTCAGGTGCCGTGTGCACACACTGAGGTGCTGTGTGCACACACTGAGGTGCCACATGCACACACTGAGGTGCTGTGTGCACACACTGAGGTGCCCAGTGCACATGGGCACTGTGTGCATGCTGAGCCCTCCTTCACCATCCCTGTCTGGGGGACATGTCCCTAAGCTGCCTAAGAGTGTCTGAGGCTGTAGCCTCCTCATGGCCTCCTAGTTGTGTCCCATTGATGCCGCCTTCAGACACAGTGCGATGGGAGGAGCCCCGTGAATGAGGTACAAATATCCACATGGCCCTCGGTGAAGAATGGTTCTTTTCTGGGTGTGGCTGCACCTCCATGCGCCACGTGTCTACCCTAGTGGGCAAGGCCGGGGTGAGTGAGGCTGACTGTCCTGCATACAGGGGAGCAGGGGAGTAGCTGGCCcgtggcccctggctcctggcctataGATCCTGGCCTATGGCCCCTGGTTTCTGTCTTGTGGCCCCGGCTCCTGGCCTatgggccctggctcctggcctataGCTGCTGGCCTATGGCCCCTGGTTTCTAGCCtgtgaccctggctcctggcccgtGGCCCTGGTTCCTGGCATGAGTAGTGTCCTTGCTAAGGGCTGCTGGCCTGCAGAACGGGCaggccctgcagcagccagcagtgaGTGGTGCCTCACACTTGGCTTTCGTTTCAGGTGTCCATCTGCTTAACCTGCACACTTACCAGGCCACCGAGCTGAAGTGCCGCTACTGCCCAGCCGTCTTCCACGAGCGCTATGCCCTCCTTCAGCACCAGAAGACCCACAGGGACGAGAAGCGCTTCAagtgcagccactgcagctatgCCTGCAAGCAGGTGCCACCTGCCGAGCAGCagcagtgggaggcagcagtggggggTGGTGGGCAGTAGTGGGCAGTGGGAGGCTGTGACAGACAGCGGTAGACCAGGCCAGGGTGGGCAGTGGGCGGCTGTAGGCCAGGCCATGGTGGGCAGTGGGAGGCTGTGGCAGGCGGCGGTGGGCTGTGGTGGGCAGTGGGAGGCTGTGACAGACGGCGGTAGACCAGGCCAGGGTGGGCAGTGGGCGGCTGTGGCAGGCGGCAGTGGGCCAGGCCATGGTGGGCAGTGGGAGGCTGTGACAGACGGCGGTAGACCAGGccagggtgggcagggggaggCTGTGGCAGGCGGCGGTGGGCTGTGGTGGGCAGTGGTGGGCGGCTGAAAGAGGCAATAGGAGGCAATGGTCCTGGGCAGGAGGCCGCCTGGCCTTGGAAGCTCCATGGCTCACAGCGCTACCATTGGAAACAGCAACTCCCACAGGGGATGGGTCCTCAAGGCTGCTCAAGCTGCGTCACAGCCAACACAGGCGGCTGCCACCCTTTGCTTCACATTGGCAGGGCGGGAGCAGAGGTCTCTGAGGGTGCCGTGGCATGCCCACTGCGTCCCTCACCTTGGTACAGCCGCAGAACGAAGGGCAGCTTCGCTTGATGCCCTGGACGTAGCCGGGAGTTACGGACCTCGCTTGATCCGGGCCCAAAGGCTTTCTGCTTAGTGCTGTGGGAGGCGAGAAGCGGGAGGTTGACACAGCCCACCGCACCCCACTCTCCGCCTGCCAGAGCCCAGGGCACCCAGGAACAGCACCTGCATCACTGACCACTGCCCCAAGCACTGCGTCCCCTGCAGGGACAGGTAGCAGCAGGACCCTGTGTGTCCGTGGTGGAGCACTTGGCAGACATGCCGGAGGGTGACAGGTCCCCTGAAGTGAGACATTAGCAGTCACGTGATTGTGCCTGTCGAGAGAATCCAGAGAACTGAACCTTGAGAGCGAGTGAGAAAACggaaagaaggggaaggagggGCAAGACAGGGAGGGGCCAGAGGGGAAGAAAGGGcacggggggggggtggggatggaAGATGGGGAGAAGGTGGGAGGCAAGGCCCGAGCACCACTGAGCACCTGTGACACTGCCCCACGGAGGGGCGGCAGGTGACAGGTGCAGGGGCGGTGGACACTGCCCCACGGAGGGGCGGCAGGTGACAGGTGCAGGGGCGGTGGACACTGCCAGCCAGCCTGGTGGCAATGCAAGGACCTGGAGCGTCACAGCACCTGCTTTGCCGTGACTTCTTACTTTTGTCCTGACTCTAGAAACCATTTGCTTAGTTCTTTAGTCGTCTCTTGGCTGAGAATTCAGACTGGCTCCTTGTCTGCTTTCTAAGCAGCATACAGATCCATGAACGCCCTCtcagaaagcagagggagaatGTGTGGATATTTCACATGCTTCCAGTTCCAGTGGACGTGGAATTCCTGCTCTCACGTTAGGTTTTAGGGTTGCAGGGTCTGTCTGCCCTGGGTCAGCTTGGGAAACTGCAGGTCATTGCATGGAAGTCCAGGTCCCGCACAGCGTGGCTGCTGTCGCGTGGCCCTCAGAGGCCCCGCCGGGAGGTCGGTTAGAACTTGGTGCCCTGCTGGCCTGGTAAGGTCtgggctggctgtgtgctggggcCTCCGCAGAGCTTGGTCTTGGGGGAGCGCACAGCAGCAGTGCCAGGGTAGGTGAGCTGTCTTCGTCCCCTTGCCCCTCAGGAACGCCACATGACCGTGCACGAACGCACCCACACGGGCGAGAAGCCGTTCGTCTGCCTCTCTTGCAATAAGTGTTTCCGACAGAAGCAGCTGCTCAATGTCCACTTCAGGAAGTACCATGATGCCAGCTTTGTGCCCACTGTGCACCAGTGCCCCAAGTGCGGCAAGGGCTTTTCCCGCTGGGTAAGCTCCCGCGGCCCCGCAGCACCCTGTGTGGAGCCCCGCCTGTCTTGGCAAGGTGCTTGCTGGAGCCACAGGTAGGGGAGGTTCGAGGAGAGCGTGGGCTCCCTTGCCCTTTGAGAAGGGATCATGCCACCTGCTCCAGGCTGGCAAGAGGCTCTCTGTTGTCACATGGCCTAAGGAGCCCCAGTTCAGTGTAGTGTTTTCTAGTCAGTTTTTAAacgttttatttatctatttagacTTACTTGtttgaagagaaagatctttcatctgctggttcactccccaaatggccgcatggccacaatgggccagtTGAAGCCAGTTGAGGcctgctgcaatgctggcctcccaggtGAGCTCTAGGCCCCGGCATGTGGTAGTTCCAGCTGTTTTTACACATTGGATTTAGACTGTTTCCCCAAGTGCGAATCACACCTGTTTGCCAGGTGGTCTCAGGGCGGCACCGTGGGGCTGTGCTCAGTTGTCCGCCACCAGTGGCATTCCTTGAGGGGGTATCTTAGCTACTGCGTCTACACCGTGGACCACGTCAAAGCTGCGTGACCCAGGACACCAGGCATTTGTCATCTCGGTGTCTGTGGGTCGGGACTCTGGGCTTCTCTCTCCGTGGCCATGGTGACATCAGTTCTGTGAGCACACAGAAAGAttgatttatgtgtttgaaagagaacttccatctgccagttcattttcAGATCCaaagcaggcagggctgagccaggccgaagcaaggagccaggagcttcctccgggtctcccacatgggtgcgggggcccaGATCTTTGAgccctgctccactgctttctcagagtggaaatggagcagctgggatagttCAGTGCCCAcgtgctggtgttacaggtggtAGCTTTTCCTGTGACAACACAATGCCAGCCGCCATGGAGTTTAATTGGCTGAACCGTGTGGTGTGGGAATTGTCTCTGTAACACTGTTAAGGGGTCATGAACAGATCCTTGAATCcagtttaattttttgaaaagtcagttaTTCCCAGACCTCCCTCCTCGGTCACCCAGCAGGGACTGCCACCCTCGAGatctgggggctgccagggccccGCTAGCTTCCTAGGAAATAGCCCGGACATAGCGTTGGTCACCTGGGCATGTCCTGAGTCCAGCACAGCCTGAATGTCacagcagcttcctctctgcttaacCCAGTGACTGTCTAAAGGCTGGGAATGTTTTCGCCAACACGAAACTGATGCTAGTTGTTCTCGGCCCTCAACTTGACGGCATCACAGGCAGCCTtgttcatgtatgtgtgtgtgcatgtcgcATGCACCTTGGTGCACGTATGTGCATACATGtgcattttgtgtgtgttctgtgtgcacatgtatgtaagCACATGAGCCTTACAGGTATGTATATGCCTATGAATGTGTGTATTCACATGCACCACGTATGTGTGCAGGGATATGTGTTTGCCTGTTGtgcatacacatgtgcacacatgtgctctgtgtgtatacatgtccTGTGTGCACACATTCATTTAAATGTGTTGCACGTGTACACATGTGCACTTGATATGTACACATGCCCAGACTATGCTGATGTGTGTCTACCCTTTGCATATGTGTGTAAATACctgtgtatacacatgtgtgtagATGTGTccatgtgtccctgtgtgtgtagatgtgtccctgtgtgtatatgtgtaaatgtgtccttgtgtccctgtgtgtgaaCTTTCCAAATAGTCACTGGTTTTCTAACTTATTTTAATCATCCAAATGTTCATCTAATCAGCTTAGCCAGGAAATCCTTAGCTCtcctgtttggaaaaaaaaattattggaaaggcaggattacacaGAAAGAAAGGTTGCTCTTCCAtgctctagttcactccccagctggctgcagctgccagcgctggcctggctcaggcaggaGCTCTaactagatctcccacatgaggctctgcagctgctttcccagaccatgagcagggagctggagcacaagtggggcagccaagacttgaacctgcaGCCGTATTAGATGGAGGcctaacacactacaccacagcactagaccctggctttcattttcattgtgaATGTCACGTGGGATTCAGTGGTTGTGACTGCCGCATCCCGTGGAATCAGGAAGGACGTCTGTGGGGTGGTGAAATCACTCATCCAGTTGGCAGGTTTAAATTCTGGGTTAGCCCCAGTCTGTGCTTTAGGTGGTGGTAGGGTTCTAAAAGCAGAAACTGCGACTTCATTGAGTGCTACTAAACACTGTAAAATAAGGCCAGCTCCGGCTGGACGCACCACAGCAGACAGGCCTGCCGGCCGGCTCAGCTCTCCCTTGTGCGTGAGTCGGTGAGAGGCCCCGTTGCTGCACTCTCCTGTCCTGTCATGCTGACGACACCCGCGTCCCATGTCATCCTGACAGAGTAACATGAACCGCCACGCCGAGAAGTGCGACTCGCGCCCGGAGCAGGCAGCGGCAGCCGTGGCACGGGGGAGGAGAGTGAGAAAGGCCAGGGATGCACCCGGGGCAGCGCTGAGCGAAGAAGGTACCTGTGTCAATCAAGGCTGCGCTCACCTCGGGGTGACTTTCCGGGTGTAAATGTCCCAGAGTCAGGGCTGCCACGTGGGGCACAGAGGGACCCCTTTGTCTGCTGCCCACCTGAGGGGAACGGGGAGGCGCCGGGTGCCACCGCCCACTGTGGTGGCTGAGGTGGGGCAGGCCCTCAGCTGCCTCAGCATCCCACCCCGCCACAGGCAGGACACGCAGAGTGGGGACTTGCTGCGGGCTGATGGCCCATAGGGACGCGAGCTCTGGGGAGCAGCTGGCCATGGGCCATGTCCTCTGTGTGCAGACAGCTtgggcagcagcagggccacGGGCCTTGGCCGGGAGTGACTTGCCCTGCACCCGTAGGGCGTGCCACGGTGTCTGGGGGGAAACAGAAtgagaggctcctgcctcccaggggtggAGTCTGGGCGTGgtgctcacatacacacacacgcacacacacacacatacacacacatacacgcgcacacacacatacacacacgcacatacacacgcgcgcgcacacacatacacacacgcacacacacatacacacacgcacgcacacacacacacacacatacacacgctgCAGGGAGCCACAGGCCCCCAGTGCTGACCGTGAGAAGCCTCGGCTTGTCGGCAGGTAGTGTCCTGGGAGCCGGAAGCTTGTGTCTGGCACACCTGTCACGGCACCAGGACAGGCGCCACGGTCTCCAGCTGTGCTGGTGCAGTGCCTCACTCCCTGCTCCGGGTTTCCCTTCTCCACGTGCTCCCACAGAGCCTGGCATCCAGGAGGCCGCGTGGGAGGAGGCCTTGGTGCCGAAGGAGGGACTGCTCCTGGAGGTGCTGGATCCTGCCCTGGACGGAGTGCCCAaggccggaagccaggagccggaacaaGGCCTGACGTGCGAGATGCTGCTGAACGCAATGGACCAGTGATtgggccctgcccccagccccgcccTCTGTAGATGCCCCGGCGCTACTGCCCCTCTGGAGGGCTTAGTCAGTGCCCAAGAGGGCAGTCATGGTTCTCCCCAAGTTTGAGAAAGTACCTAGAATTGTTAGCCAAGTTTTAGCTGAATATTTCAAGTAttctataaaaacatttttttaagatttattttatttatttgaaaggcagagttagagagagacctaccttctgtctgctggctca carries:
- the CTCFL gene encoding transcriptional repressor CTCFL; amino-acid sequence: MAANSISPEQFTKIKELELMPAKVLEEEADSLCRVQGCQSPGGLEAGCSLETLQTGPPQEEPAPVPSSPLEHSKLALALPSLHLPALDAGLQEADWLGPQQPQEVQVLLQEAVASLPSLLWLSEEPQQEGQPCVAFGVQEELYSLQELGVMQFHVLEQGVARLDVAGAGEGSKAVALAEGAELRELQRSQQEEPLVLEGGFSDMPPEQLFLLEAGPAEEGADEILLTISSLNVASQGEEPSATPTQVEEASPAKEDKKTREASRTFCCNVCDFSSSRASSLKRHMKTHSSEKPHLCHLCLKAFRTASLLRNHINTHTGNRPYKCGDCDMAFVTSGELVRHRRYRHTHEKPFKCSLCKYASVEASKLKRHVRSHTGERPFQCGLCSYASKDACKLKRHMRTHSGEKPYECHVCHARFTQSGTMKIHIVQKHSENVPKYQCPHCATLIARKSDLRVHLLNLHTYQATELKCRYCPAVFHERYALLQHQKTHRDEKRFKCSHCSYACKQERHMTVHERTHTGEKPFVCLSCNKCFRQKQLLNVHFRKYHDASFVPTVHQCPKCGKGFSRWSNMNRHAEKCDSRPEQAAAAVARGRRVRKARDAPGAALSEEGSVLGAGSLCLAHLSRHQDRRHGLQLCWCSASLPAPGFPSPRAPTEPGIQEAAWEEALVPKEGLLLEVLDPALDGVPKAGSQEPEQGLTCEMLLNAMDQ